The genome window GGCGGTGCCGATCTTCAGGTTCTTGCAGCCGTAGTACGTCGAGATCATCCAGGCGCCGTCGAAGGCCATCGCAGCCTTGCCGGACGCCAGTTGCGCGTTGGCCGGGTTGGCGCTCTCGCTGTAGTCCGTCTGCGGCGCGAGGTAGCCATTCTCCGCCAGGCCGAAGTACCACTTGACGACCGACTGGAAGGTCTCGCTGTCGTACCGGTACTTGGTGCTCCACCGCTCCCTGTCGGTGTAGTGCCAGCCGGCGGAGCCGGTGAAGGGGCTCCATGTCGTCTGGCCGTCGCCGTCGCCGGCGCCTCCACTGGCGAGCCCGTACACCTTGACGTGGTGCTTGTCGAAGCCAGGCTCGTCGCCGCGCTTGCCGTTCCGGTCGATGGTGAGGTGGGCGACGGTCTTCTCGAAGGTACCGCCGTCCTTCACGGGATCGCCTGGAGGCCCGCGAACAGCAGCAGCGCCGTGTAGCCGACGTGCCGCCACACGTTGATCAGCGCGATCGTGGGGATGGCCCAGCTGGAGGCGACGGTCATCGGTGACCCTCCTTCGGTCGGCTCGTCCTCGGTGGCACTTACTTTTGATGCGAAACAATCGTCGCGTCAAGACTCGTGCGCCGATCTTTTGGGATGGCGTTAGTGGCGTAGAGTGCCTGTAATTAATTCCACCGCAAAAGAAATCTTGTGGGAGTCTGGTCGCATGACCGCACGTGCCGCCAGCTGGCTGCCGCTGAGTCCCGGCGAGCGTGCCGTGGCGATCGAGGTGCTCGTCCACGGGCCGCTCTCGCGCGCCGACCTCGCGCGACGGCTCGACCTCTCGGCCGGCAGCCTCACCCGGCTCACCAAGCCGCTCATCGAGTCGGGTCTGCTGATCGAGGTCGCCGACGGGGGCGGTCCGGCCGAGAGCCGCCAGGGGCGCCCCTCGCAGCCCCTCGACGTCGTCGCCGAGTCCCGGACGTTCCTCGGATTCAAGATCACCGAAGAGATGGTCCACGGCGTGGTCACCACGCTCAGAAGTGACATCGTGGCCCGCCTGGAGCGCCCGCTCACCAGCCACGACCCCGTCCATGTGGCCGCGCTGCTGGCGGAGATGACCAGCGCGCTCACCGCCGAGTTCCCGACGGCGGCGGGCATCGGCATCGGCGTCGGCGGACTCGTCCAGGACCGCGCCGTGGTCGGCGAGTCCGCCTACCTGCACTGGCGCGAGGTGCCGCTGGCCCGGCTGGTGGAGGAGCGCACCGGGCTTCCGGTGGTCATCGAGAACGACGTCGCCGCGTTCGTCGAGGCCGAGACCTGGTTCGGGGCGGGGCGCGGTCTGGAGCGCTTCGTCGTCCTCACCATCGGCGCCGGCATCGGCTACGGCCTCGTCCTGGGCGGCAAGCGGGTGCCCCACGCCGAGGAGGACCGCGGCTTCGGGCGGCACTGGATCATCAACCCCAACGGGCCGCTCACCCCGACCGGCGAGCGCGGCAGCGCGGTCTCGCTGCTGACCATCCCCAGCATCCGCTACCAGATCCGGGCCGCCACCGGCAGCGACAAGACGTACGAGGAGATCCTCGGGCTCGCCGCCGCAGGCGAGCCGATGTGCTCCCGCGTCGTCGACGAGGCCGCGCGGGCCCTCGGCACGCTGGTCGCCCAGATCTCCAACTTCGCGATGCCGCAGAAGATCCTGCTGGCGGGGGAGGGGGTGGGGTTGATGGACGTGGCCGGGAAGACGGTGGAGGAGGCCATCCGCGCCCAGCGGCACCCGCTGGCCGCTCCGGTCGTTCTGGAGACCAAGGTCTCCGACTTCCACGACTGGGCGCGCGGAGCGGCGGTGCTGGCGATCCAGGTGCTCGTGCTGGGTGTCGTGGACGGATGACGTGCCCGGCCGGGCCGGACGTGATCAGCTTCACGGT of Streptomyces cynarae contains these proteins:
- a CDS encoding ROK family transcriptional regulator is translated as MTARAASWLPLSPGERAVAIEVLVHGPLSRADLARRLDLSAGSLTRLTKPLIESGLLIEVADGGGPAESRQGRPSQPLDVVAESRTFLGFKITEEMVHGVVTTLRSDIVARLERPLTSHDPVHVAALLAEMTSALTAEFPTAAGIGIGVGGLVQDRAVVGESAYLHWREVPLARLVEERTGLPVVIENDVAAFVEAETWFGAGRGLERFVVLTIGAGIGYGLVLGGKRVPHAEEDRGFGRHWIINPNGPLTPTGERGSAVSLLTIPSIRYQIRAATGSDKTYEEILGLAAAGEPMCSRVVDEAARALGTLVAQISNFAMPQKILLAGEGVGLMDVAGKTVEEAIRAQRHPLAAPVVLETKVSDFHDWARGAAVLAIQVLVLGVVDG